One genomic region from Paramicrobacterium agarici encodes:
- a CDS encoding SDR family oxidoreductase, with translation MTDKRVIIVGGHGKIALLAAPKLAAAGYRVESLIRDPQQSDDVHRAEAEPVVLDIESADVDALAEAFAGADAVVFSAGAGGGNPQRTAAVDFDAATRTMDAALKAGVDRYVMVSYARAAVDIDNLEPGNSFYPYAKAKHDADEYLRGTDLDYTILGPGRLTLEPASGTIVLADETGEGIKQTLSADEKVTSRENVAEVITYVIAQNAAVNETVNFFDGDTAISDALA, from the coding sequence ATGACCGACAAGCGAGTAATCATCGTCGGCGGACACGGCAAGATCGCCCTGCTCGCTGCACCAAAGCTGGCCGCTGCGGGGTACCGCGTCGAGTCGTTGATCCGTGACCCTCAGCAGAGCGACGATGTTCACCGTGCCGAAGCCGAACCTGTGGTTCTCGACATTGAGAGCGCCGATGTCGATGCACTCGCCGAGGCCTTCGCTGGCGCCGACGCCGTCGTCTTCTCCGCCGGGGCAGGCGGAGGTAATCCGCAGCGCACGGCTGCGGTCGACTTCGACGCTGCCACTCGAACGATGGACGCCGCGCTCAAGGCCGGTGTCGATCGCTACGTCATGGTCTCGTACGCTCGAGCTGCTGTCGACATTGACAACCTCGAACCCGGCAATTCGTTCTATCCCTACGCCAAAGCGAAGCACGATGCCGATGAGTACCTGCGCGGCACGGACCTCGATTACACGATCCTCGGGCCCGGACGACTGACGCTCGAACCGGCATCGGGCACGATCGTCCTCGCCGATGAAACCGGTGAGGGAATCAAGCAAACGCTGTCTGCCGATGAGAAGGTCACATCGCGCGAGAACGTCGCCGAGGTCATCACCTACGTGATCGCGCAGAACGCGGCGGTCAACGAGACCGTCAACTTCTTCGACGGGGACACCGCCATCTCCGACGCGCTCGCCTGA